The Oscillatoria sp. FACHB-1406 genome window below encodes:
- a CDS encoding type II toxin-antitoxin system Phd/YefM family antitoxin, with product MSKQLTIAQAQQQLPNLPEELEREPILIAQNGVPVMAVISYRHLTELLETLDILSDSEFVTKLRHSITQASEGKTVPWEDAKAQLKL from the coding sequence ATGTCTAAACAACTGACCATCGCTCAGGCACAACAACAACTTCCCAACTTGCCCGAGGAATTGGAGCGAGAACCGATTCTAATCGCTCAAAATGGGGTTCCAGTTATGGCAGTAATAAGCTATCGACATCTCACAGAACTGCTGGAAACTTTAGATATTCTCTCAGATAGCGAATTCGTTACAAAACTGCGTCATAGTATTACCCAAGCAAGCGAAGGGAAAACGGTTCCCTGGGAAGATGCCAAAGCCCAGTTAAAATTATGA
- a CDS encoding type II toxin-antitoxin system RelE/ParE family toxin, with translation MEPIQYEIRLTPLALEMLAAVRDRREQEKLRDRIEQLKIEPEKQGKSLVDNLSGFRSIRAVGQRYRIVYKIERDRVIVVVVGIGRRKEGSRKDIYTLLEKLLDL, from the coding sequence ATGGAGCCAATCCAATACGAGATTCGACTTACACCGCTGGCGCTGGAAATGTTAGCGGCAGTCCGAGATCGACGCGAACAGGAAAAGTTGCGCGATCGCATCGAACAACTCAAAATTGAACCGGAAAAACAAGGTAAGTCTCTTGTAGATAACCTTTCGGGGTTTCGGAGTATTCGAGCCGTCGGACAGCGCTATCGCATCGTTTATAAAATCGAGAGAGATCGAGTTATCGTTGTTGTGGTTGGGATTGGGAGGCGTAAAGAGGGCAGTAGGAAAGATATTTATACCCTTTTAGAAAAACTATTAGACCTCTAA
- the ribBA gene encoding bifunctional 3,4-dihydroxy-2-butanone-4-phosphate synthase/GTP cyclohydrolase II, with amino-acid sequence MSPTLSFQFDSIEDALSDLKAGRVLVVVDDENRENEGDLICAAQFATPDTINFMAVEARGLICLAMTGERLDQLDLPLMVAKNTDSNQTAFTVSIDAAPHLGVGTGISADDRARTIQVAINPASRAEDLRRPGHIFPLRAKTGGVLKRAGHTEAAVDLSRLAGLYPAGVICEIQNPDGSMARLPQLVDYAKKYDLKLISIADLIGYRLQHDRFVYREAVCQFPSQFGNFQLYAYRNVLDGTEQVAIVKGHPSEFHHQPVMVRMHSECLTGDALGSLRCDCRTQLQVALKMLEAEGKGVVVYLRQEGRGIGLANKLKAYSLQDMGLDTVEANERLGFPADLRDYGVGAQILNDLGIGKIRLITNNPRKIAGLKGYGLEIVDRVPLSIEATDYNSAYLATKAQKLGHMLMQTYLTTVAVRWGDNIPTAVERYECLEELRYLVQGTSKFLLQEEVRPVAIALFGQPSLVVHVGFDRSLLVSTDWYRNPEHPYGIAIADILDELLGWEKVRGLEFLISPGDDPMTGLQVQLERQTFADDVRPSSLRDRWTTQTIYSFNR; translated from the coding sequence ATGTCGCCTACTCTCAGCTTTCAATTTGATTCCATTGAAGATGCCTTAAGCGATTTGAAGGCAGGGCGAGTCTTGGTGGTTGTCGATGATGAAAATCGCGAAAATGAAGGGGACTTAATCTGCGCGGCCCAATTTGCCACCCCCGACACGATTAATTTTATGGCGGTGGAAGCGAGGGGTTTAATCTGTCTGGCGATGACGGGAGAACGCCTCGACCAACTGGATCTGCCCCTCATGGTTGCGAAAAATACCGATTCCAATCAGACGGCGTTTACGGTGAGTATCGATGCTGCACCGCATTTGGGCGTAGGTACGGGGATTTCTGCCGACGATCGCGCCCGTACCATTCAAGTTGCGATTAACCCCGCCAGCCGTGCGGAAGATTTGCGCCGTCCGGGTCATATTTTCCCGCTGCGCGCAAAAACTGGGGGCGTTCTCAAACGTGCCGGTCACACCGAAGCGGCGGTGGATTTGTCGCGATTGGCGGGGTTGTATCCGGCGGGTGTTATCTGCGAAATTCAAAATCCCGACGGTTCGATGGCGCGTTTGCCGCAATTGGTGGACTATGCCAAAAAGTACGACCTCAAGCTGATTAGCATTGCCGATTTGATTGGCTACCGCCTTCAACACGATCGCTTCGTTTATCGGGAGGCGGTGTGTCAGTTCCCCTCGCAATTTGGCAATTTCCAACTTTATGCTTATCGCAACGTTCTCGATGGTACAGAACAGGTTGCAATTGTTAAAGGGCATCCGAGCGAATTTCATCACCAACCCGTGATGGTGCGGATGCACTCGGAATGTTTGACGGGGGATGCGTTGGGATCTCTGCGTTGTGATTGTCGGACGCAGTTGCAAGTCGCGCTGAAAATGCTGGAAGCCGAAGGTAAGGGCGTTGTGGTTTATTTGCGGCAAGAAGGACGCGGAATCGGGCTGGCGAATAAGTTGAAGGCGTACTCGCTGCAAGATATGGGGTTGGATACGGTGGAGGCGAACGAGCGTTTGGGATTTCCGGCGGATTTGCGCGACTATGGGGTGGGGGCGCAAATTTTAAACGATTTGGGGATCGGAAAAATTCGCTTGATTACGAATAATCCTCGCAAGATTGCCGGGTTGAAGGGTTACGGGTTGGAGATTGTCGATCGCGTTCCCCTTTCAATCGAAGCGACGGATTACAATTCAGCGTATTTAGCCACCAAAGCGCAGAAGCTCGGCCATATGCTGATGCAAACCTATTTAACCACGGTAGCGGTGCGTTGGGGCGATAATATTCCGACAGCAGTCGAGCGTTACGAATGTTTGGAGGAGTTGCGCTATTTGGTGCAGGGAACGTCTAAGTTTTTGTTGCAGGAGGAAGTACGCCCCGTCGCGATCGCGCTTTTCGGGCAGCCGTCTTTAGTCGTTCATGTCGGTTTCGACCGTTCTCTCCTCGTCTCAACGGATTGGTATCGCAACCCCGAACATCCTTATGGCATTGCCATTGCAGACATTCTCGATGAATTGCTGGGCTGGGAGAAAGTACGAGGATTGGAGTTTTTAATTTCCCCAGGCGACGATCCGATGACGGGGTTGCAGGTGCAGTTGGAACGGCAAACCTTTGCTGACGACGTGCGGCCTTCTTCGTTGCGCGATCGCTGGACGACGCAGACGATCTACAGTTTTAACCGCTAA
- a CDS encoding ThiF family adenylyltransferase, whose translation MSFFFHEQLHRTPEVMAKIQAFPIAICGAGALGANITENLARSGFGRLRVIDRDRIEERNLSTQPYYKTDVGAYKAKILANSLYRALGIALDAQTKELAPDNCCQLFKNCHLAIDTFDNSTARQAVKDYCQAENLPALHVGLASDYAEIIWNESYRVPSPANDDVCDYPLARNLVLFTVAVACEVIIRYIATGEQLSYTITLGDFAVKNYEL comes from the coding sequence ATGAGTTTCTTTTTCCACGAACAACTGCATCGTACCCCCGAAGTGATGGCGAAAATCCAAGCCTTCCCGATCGCTATTTGCGGTGCGGGCGCATTGGGGGCTAATATAACGGAAAACTTGGCGCGATCGGGTTTCGGGAGGTTGCGCGTTATCGATCGCGATCGCATTGAGGAACGCAACCTTTCGACTCAACCTTACTATAAAACCGATGTCGGCGCTTACAAAGCCAAAATTCTCGCTAACAGTTTATATCGCGCCCTAGGAATTGCCTTAGACGCGCAAACGAAAGAACTCGCGCCCGATAATTGCTGCCAACTCTTCAAAAATTGCCATCTCGCGATCGATACCTTTGACAATAGTACCGCTCGCCAAGCCGTCAAAGACTACTGCCAAGCCGAAAACCTTCCCGCCTTGCACGTCGGACTCGCCTCCGACTACGCCGAAATTATCTGGAATGAAAGCTACCGCGTTCCCTCCCCCGCCAACGACGATGTGTGCGATTATCCCCTCGCGCGCAACCTCGTTCTCTTCACCGTCGCTGTCGCCTGCGAAGTTATCATTCGCTACATTGCCACCGGCGAACAGTTGAGTTATACCATCACCCTCGGAGACTTTGCCGTTAAGAATTATGAGTTATGA
- a CDS encoding transglutaminase domain-containing protein — MISEHSPSAVDKRVSLKTLRPIAAASLHGVAFYNNSLYALDSLNGYLLQIDPYTENTTIVNPKSWREFVGATGLAIAGDTLWFTRDDSVFYCPLDGEFSPKRFVSLSYATNGVAVWDSTVYVTCQKAGYIVVFSRDSAREITRFYAPGIGMERITVKGEELWLCDDIEQTVYCLDRATGDVIFNVLTPIENPTGLTFYPDAETGEEVLYVAYAYKEPYIRDNPNANPNYELQYRDRTFIHPLYYRYDRENNYALSNGYLVEMSYVEELSPLEVLELPDLEWRIALPAETPRQKIRSVEAVGLPFTEEIQDGQRIAVFKFSPFKSEERYIFGWKAVLEMWGIKYQIGPRDVEDLPELSQEYRDRYLIDDDDLAMETETIRRAAKEAIRRETNLLRQMYSIRNYVYDRLSYGIKPYIDPPDVALSRGVGSCGEYLGILLALSRLNGIACRTVGRYKCPPHPLQHNIPLEPDFNHVWMEFYLPGVGWLPMESNPDDIIEGGPYPTRFFMGLAWYHAEMAKDVSFETLRCEGEPVTKERASIGSLSLNHVQFTILEELKP, encoded by the coding sequence GTGATTTCCGAGCATTCTCCTTCCGCTGTTGATAAACGAGTTAGTCTGAAAACCCTGCGCCCGATTGCTGCGGCAAGTCTGCACGGAGTTGCTTTCTATAACAATTCTCTATACGCGCTCGATTCGCTAAACGGCTATCTCTTGCAAATCGATCCATATACAGAAAACACGACGATTGTCAACCCCAAGTCTTGGCGGGAGTTTGTGGGGGCGACGGGATTAGCGATCGCGGGCGATACGCTATGGTTTACTCGGGACGATAGCGTCTTTTACTGCCCCCTCGATGGCGAATTCTCGCCCAAACGCTTTGTCAGTCTTTCTTACGCGACGAATGGCGTAGCGGTGTGGGACTCCACCGTTTACGTTACCTGCCAAAAAGCGGGTTATATCGTCGTCTTTTCTCGGGATAGCGCGCGGGAAATCACCCGCTTCTACGCGCCGGGAATCGGGATGGAACGGATTACGGTTAAAGGTGAGGAACTGTGGTTGTGCGACGATATCGAGCAAACCGTCTACTGTCTCGATCGCGCCACGGGGGATGTTATCTTTAACGTACTAACGCCCATCGAAAATCCCACCGGCTTAACCTTTTATCCCGACGCAGAAACCGGAGAAGAGGTTCTCTACGTCGCCTACGCCTACAAAGAACCCTACATTCGCGACAACCCCAACGCTAACCCCAACTACGAATTACAATACCGCGATCGCACCTTCATTCATCCCCTCTATTATCGTTACGATCGCGAAAATAATTATGCCCTCTCCAACGGCTATCTCGTCGAAATGTCCTACGTCGAAGAACTTTCGCCCCTCGAAGTCCTCGAACTCCCGGACTTAGAATGGCGTATCGCCCTCCCCGCTGAAACGCCCCGCCAAAAAATCCGCAGCGTCGAAGCCGTCGGACTGCCCTTCACCGAAGAAATCCAAGACGGACAGCGCATCGCCGTTTTTAAATTCTCTCCTTTTAAATCCGAGGAACGCTATATCTTTGGTTGGAAAGCGGTACTCGAAATGTGGGGCATTAAATACCAAATCGGGCCGCGCGATGTCGAGGACTTACCCGAACTCTCTCAAGAATACCGCGATCGCTACCTCATCGACGACGACGATTTAGCAATGGAAACCGAAACCATTCGCCGTGCCGCCAAAGAAGCCATTCGCCGCGAAACCAACCTTCTGCGCCAAATGTACAGCATCCGCAACTACGTCTACGATCGCTTATCCTACGGCATCAAACCCTACATCGATCCACCCGATGTTGCCCTCTCGCGCGGAGTCGGTTCCTGCGGCGAATATCTCGGGATACTCCTCGCCCTCTCCCGACTCAACGGAATCGCCTGTCGTACCGTCGGGCGCTATAAATGTCCGCCGCACCCCCTACAGCACAACATCCCCCTCGAACCGGACTTTAACCACGTTTGGATGGAATTTTACCTTCCCGGCGTAGGTTGGCTGCCAATGGAATCGAATCCCGACGATATTATTGAAGGCGGGCCTTATCCAACGCGCTTTTTTATGGGTTTAGCTTGGTATCATGCCGAAATGGCTAAAGATGTCTCCTTTGAAACCCTCCGCTGCGAGGGAGAACCCGTAACCAAAGAACGCGCTTCGATTGGTTCGCTTTCTCTTAATCACGTTCAGTTTACGATCCTAGAAGAGTTAAAACCTTAG
- a CDS encoding XisI protein has product MTEKLKKYQQIVQQLLRNYAEVKPAYGEFEVETIFDTERNHYQVVHLGWQNKRWVHHCPMHLDIRNEKIWIFYNSTEHDLAADLVELGVPKHDIVLGFYPSFMREMSDYAVG; this is encoded by the coding sequence ATGACAGAGAAGCTGAAAAAATATCAACAAATTGTGCAGCAATTATTGAGAAACTACGCAGAAGTGAAGCCTGCTTACGGTGAATTTGAAGTCGAGACTATTTTTGATACCGAGCGAAATCACTATCAAGTCGTACATCTCGGTTGGCAGAACAAACGTTGGGTGCATCATTGCCCAATGCACCTCGATATTCGCAATGAAAAAATCTGGATATTTTATAATTCAACAGAACACGATCTTGCAGCAGATTTAGTCGAGCTAGGCGTACCCAAGCATGATATAGTTTTGGGGTTTTATCCTTCTTTTATGAGAGAGATGAGTGACTACGCAGTAGGCTAG
- a CDS encoding AAA family ATPase yields the protein MTEKLTINNFAGIKELKIEVKRVNILIGPQASGKSICAKLLFYFKSFVWEIVSVIENEKTKRTLDSNYARVFQEFFPPESWGEGVFSIKYEIEDVFIAIERDAHNKEKVCVIYSDFFQKELSSLRRFFKLNRQIKEDSEVQYRDFDVFFRTQQLLRDRLVTSLSNTIGEEAAFLQLFIPAGRSFFANLQSNIFSFLSSNNAVDPFLRNFGSIYENIKYIESKTSNSIEKKERKDIQEEISSLIESSLCGKHLRVKGQDFLESKDGRRINVANSSSGQQEILPLTIMLPALIFLVESAPGRTVYIEEPEAHLFPKAQRNIVELISTVFNARNDKLQFFITTHSPYVLTAFNNLLQAGLLYQEKDESIHERLGKIVPRYKSLNVDHLSAYVLIDGSGSSIICPETKLIDAQIIDSVSDDLAIEFDKLLDFT from the coding sequence GTGACTGAAAAGCTCACCATCAATAACTTTGCTGGCATTAAAGAATTAAAAATTGAAGTTAAGCGAGTTAATATCCTGATTGGACCTCAAGCGAGTGGCAAAAGTATTTGTGCAAAGCTTTTGTTTTATTTTAAAAGCTTTGTTTGGGAAATCGTATCTGTCATCGAAAATGAAAAAACAAAACGAACTTTAGACTCTAACTATGCTAGAGTTTTTCAAGAGTTTTTTCCGCCAGAGTCTTGGGGGGAAGGTGTTTTCTCTATTAAATATGAAATTGAAGATGTATTTATTGCAATTGAAAGAGATGCACACAACAAAGAGAAAGTTTGTGTTATCTATTCTGACTTTTTCCAAAAAGAGCTTTCAAGTTTGAGAAGATTCTTTAAGCTAAATAGACAAATAAAAGAAGATAGTGAAGTTCAATATAGAGACTTTGATGTATTTTTTAGAACACAGCAACTTTTAAGAGATCGATTAGTAACCTCCTTATCAAACACTATCGGCGAGGAAGCAGCTTTTCTCCAACTTTTTATTCCTGCCGGTCGTTCTTTTTTTGCAAATCTTCAGAGTAATATTTTTTCGTTCCTTTCAAGTAATAATGCTGTCGATCCTTTTTTAAGGAATTTTGGCTCTATCTATGAAAACATCAAATATATCGAATCAAAAACTAGCAATAGCATAGAAAAGAAAGAAAGAAAAGATATTCAAGAAGAAATTAGCAGTCTAATAGAAAGTTCTTTATGCGGAAAGCATCTGCGTGTAAAGGGTCAAGATTTTCTAGAGAGTAAGGACGGAAGACGGATTAACGTTGCCAACTCGTCTTCCGGTCAACAGGAAATCTTACCTCTGACTATTATGTTACCTGCGTTAATCTTCTTAGTTGAATCGGCTCCTGGTAGAACCGTTTATATTGAAGAACCAGAAGCCCATTTATTTCCAAAAGCACAGCGCAATATCGTTGAGTTAATATCGACTGTCTTTAATGCTCGTAACGACAAACTTCAATTTTTCATTACAACTCACAGTCCTTATGTATTAACCGCTTTTAATAATTTGCTTCAGGCTGGTCTTTTGTACCAAGAAAAAGATGAAAGTATACACGAGCGTCTAGGAAAAATTGTACCGCGCTATAAATCACTAAATGTTGATCATTTATCAGCTTACGTTTTAATAGACGGAAGTGGAAGCAGTATTATATGTCCTGAAACAAAGTTGATTGATGCCCAGATCATTGACTCTGTTTCTGACGACCTGGCGATTGAGTTTGATAAATTGCTTGACTTTACATAA
- the gltB gene encoding glutamate synthase large subunit — translation MNSHTFPPKQGLYDPQFERDACGVGFIVHMKGQKSHDIVEQALTILLNLDHRGACGCEPNTGDGAGILMQLPDKFMRKVAAAEGITLPAPGEYGVGAIYASPDAEVRAKGRKRFEEMVAEEGQKVLGWRDVPTDNSSLGETAKASEPFMQQVFIARAAGLDELAFERKLYIIRKRTHAAIRREHNDTFWYAASISCRTLVYKGMLMPVQVGNYYPELHDSDMESALALVHSRFSTNTFPSWERSHPYRYIAHNGEFNTLRGNINWMHARQSLFESELFGDDLKKVRNTINLKGSDSSIFDNTFELLVMAGRSLPHAMMMMIPEPWTAHESMSDEKKAFYEYHSCLMEPWDGPASVAFTDGTTIGAVLDRNGLRPSRYYVTKDDLVIMASEAGVLPIEPERVARKGRLQPGRMFLVDMQEGRIVADEELKNSIVTAHPYRQWLNEYKVELAQLKDAPVSTEEKLPLIQRQTAFGYTFEELRILLTPMARDGVEAVGSMGTDTPLAVLSDRPKLLYDYFQQLFAQVTNPPIDSIREEIITSAQTTIGSERNLLEPKPESCHLISLATPILSDAELAKLENVSEGQFKSVKLPILFNPKEGVKGLEAAMEDIFAAADRAIAEGTNLIILSDRGINSDNAPIPALLAVSGLHHHLIRQGTRTRVGLILESGEPREVHHMATLIGYGCGAINPYLAFETIEDLIAEGILKDIDVKTACKNYIKAATKGVVKVASKIGISTIQSYRGGQIFEAIGLNESVIEKYFTWTASRIQGADLDVLAQEAILRHAHAFPDRPSNGHTLDVGGDYQWRKDGEAHLFAPETIHSLQKAVRTDDYDTYKKYAALVNEQNEKFFTLRGLLKFKPSQAIPIEEVEPVEAIMKRFKTGAMSYGSISKEAHESLAIAMNRIGGKSNTGEGGEDPERYTWTNEEGDSKNSAIKQVASGRFGVTSLYLSQAKELQIKMAQGAKPGEGGQLPGKKVYPWIAKVRHSTPGVGLISPPPHHDIYSIEDLAELIHDLKNANRSARVNVKLVSEVGVGTIAAGVAKAHADVVLISGFDGGTGASPQTSIKHAGLPWELGLAETHQTLVLNNLRSRIVVETDGQLKTGRDIAIAALLGAEEFGFSTAPLVTLGCIMMRVCHLNTCPAGIATQNPELRKSFIGDPQHTVNFMQFVAQELREIMAKLGFRTLNEMIGRTDLLEAKDAIAHWKAKGIDLSPILHQPEVAPEVGRYCQIAQDHGLEKSLDMTVLLDLCKGAIENGEEVEATLPIKNINRVVGTILGNEITKRHWKGLPEDTVRLTFQGSAGQSFGAFVPPGVTLKLEGDANDYFGKGLSGGKLIIYPAAESSFVPEDNIIIGNVAFYGATSGEAYINGIAGERFCVRNSGVKTVVEAVGDHGCEYMTGGKVVIIGPTGRNFAAGMSGGVAYILDEQGDFATRCNTQMSDIEALDEEDLATVREMMEKHSKYTNSPKAARLLENWEETASKFVKVMPRDYKRVLECLKEAEASGLSGDDALSAAFEANARDLARIGGS, via the coding sequence ATGAACAGCCACACCTTCCCCCCCAAACAAGGTTTATACGATCCCCAATTCGAGCGCGACGCTTGCGGTGTCGGGTTCATCGTCCACATGAAAGGCCAGAAGTCGCACGATATCGTCGAACAAGCCCTAACCATTCTCCTCAATCTCGACCATCGGGGGGCGTGCGGTTGCGAACCGAATACCGGCGATGGCGCGGGTATCTTGATGCAGTTACCCGATAAGTTTATGCGAAAAGTGGCAGCAGCGGAAGGAATTACGCTCCCCGCGCCGGGAGAATACGGCGTAGGCGCAATTTACGCTTCCCCCGATGCTGAAGTTCGAGCTAAAGGACGCAAACGCTTTGAGGAAATGGTTGCCGAAGAAGGGCAAAAAGTCCTCGGTTGGCGCGACGTACCTACGGATAATTCTTCCCTCGGCGAGACGGCGAAAGCGAGCGAACCCTTTATGCAGCAAGTGTTTATCGCTCGCGCTGCGGGGTTGGACGAGTTAGCCTTCGAGCGCAAACTCTACATCATTCGCAAGCGTACCCATGCTGCGATTCGCCGCGAGCATAACGATACTTTTTGGTATGCGGCTAGTATTTCTTGCCGTACTTTAGTTTATAAGGGAATGCTGATGCCGGTGCAGGTGGGGAACTATTACCCCGAACTGCATGACTCCGATATGGAAAGTGCGCTGGCGCTGGTACACTCTCGCTTCAGTACCAATACTTTCCCCAGTTGGGAGCGATCGCACCCCTACCGCTACATCGCTCATAACGGCGAGTTTAACACCCTGCGCGGCAATATTAACTGGATGCACGCTCGGCAATCGCTGTTCGAGTCGGAACTGTTCGGCGACGACCTCAAAAAAGTTCGCAATACGATTAACCTCAAAGGGAGCGACTCTAGCATCTTCGATAATACCTTCGAGTTGCTCGTTATGGCAGGGCGATCGCTCCCCCATGCGATGATGATGATGATTCCCGAACCGTGGACGGCGCACGAGTCCATGAGTGACGAGAAAAAAGCCTTCTACGAATACCATTCCTGCTTGATGGAACCCTGGGATGGCCCAGCTTCCGTCGCCTTTACCGATGGTACGACGATTGGGGCCGTTCTCGATCGCAACGGTTTGCGCCCCTCCCGCTACTACGTCACCAAAGATGACTTGGTAATTATGGCTTCCGAAGCGGGCGTTCTCCCCATCGAACCCGAGCGCGTCGCCCGCAAAGGACGACTGCAACCGGGGCGGATGTTCCTCGTCGATATGCAAGAAGGACGCATTGTTGCCGACGAAGAACTGAAAAATAGCATCGTCACCGCCCATCCCTATCGTCAGTGGTTGAATGAGTATAAAGTCGAACTCGCTCAACTCAAAGATGCCCCTGTTTCCACTGAAGAGAAACTGCCCCTCATCCAACGGCAAACCGCCTTTGGTTACACCTTTGAGGAACTGCGGATTCTGCTGACTCCGATGGCGCGCGATGGCGTAGAAGCCGTCGGTTCGATGGGAACCGATACGCCCCTAGCAGTGCTGAGCGATCGCCCCAAATTATTGTACGATTACTTCCAGCAACTCTTCGCCCAAGTCACCAACCCGCCCATCGACTCCATCCGCGAAGAAATTATCACTTCCGCCCAAACCACTATCGGTTCAGAACGCAACCTCCTCGAACCGAAACCGGAAAGCTGCCACCTCATCTCCCTCGCCACGCCGATTCTCAGCGATGCAGAATTAGCGAAACTGGAAAACGTCTCGGAGGGGCAATTTAAGTCCGTCAAGCTGCCGATTCTGTTTAACCCCAAAGAAGGGGTAAAAGGCTTAGAAGCGGCAATGGAGGACATTTTTGCCGCAGCAGATCGCGCGATTGCAGAAGGGACGAACCTGATTATTTTAAGCGATCGCGGCATTAACTCCGATAACGCCCCCATCCCCGCCCTTCTCGCCGTCTCCGGACTGCACCACCACCTCATCCGCCAGGGAACTCGCACCCGCGTTGGACTCATCCTCGAATCCGGCGAACCCCGCGAAGTCCATCACATGGCTACTCTCATCGGCTATGGCTGCGGTGCGATTAATCCCTACCTCGCCTTCGAGACGATTGAAGATTTGATTGCTGAAGGTATTCTCAAAGACATCGACGTAAAAACCGCTTGCAAAAATTACATCAAAGCCGCTACTAAAGGCGTGGTCAAAGTTGCATCCAAGATCGGCATTTCTACCATCCAAAGCTATCGCGGCGGGCAAATTTTTGAAGCTATTGGTTTAAACGAATCTGTCATCGAAAAATACTTCACCTGGACGGCATCTCGCATTCAAGGAGCCGATTTAGACGTATTAGCACAAGAAGCGATTCTTCGTCACGCTCATGCTTTCCCGGATCGCCCCAGCAACGGTCATACCCTCGATGTCGGCGGCGATTACCAATGGCGAAAAGACGGTGAAGCGCATCTTTTTGCACCGGAAACGATTCATTCCTTGCAAAAAGCGGTGCGTACCGACGACTACGATACTTATAAAAAGTATGCCGCTTTAGTCAACGAACAAAACGAAAAATTCTTCACCCTGCGCGGCTTGTTGAAATTTAAACCGAGTCAAGCCATACCGATTGAAGAAGTCGAACCTGTTGAAGCGATTATGAAACGCTTTAAAACCGGGGCGATGAGTTACGGTTCGATTTCCAAAGAAGCGCACGAAAGTCTCGCGATCGCGATGAATCGTATCGGCGGAAAATCGAATACTGGCGAAGGCGGTGAAGACCCGGAACGCTATACTTGGACGAACGAAGAAGGCGATTCTAAAAATAGTGCGATTAAGCAAGTTGCCTCCGGACGTTTTGGCGTAACTAGCCTCTATCTTTCCCAAGCCAAAGAGTTACAGATTAAGATGGCACAAGGGGCGAAACCGGGTGAAGGCGGTCAACTTCCGGGTAAGAAGGTGTATCCTTGGATTGCAAAAGTGCGCCACTCCACCCCCGGAGTCGGTTTGATTTCGCCGCCGCCGCACCACGATATTTATTCGATTGAGGACTTGGCGGAGTTAATTCACGACTTAAAAAATGCCAATCGCAGCGCGCGGGTTAACGTGAAATTAGTCAGCGAAGTGGGAGTGGGAACCATTGCCGCTGGCGTAGCAAAAGCCCATGCTGATGTCGTGCTGATTTCCGGTTTCGATGGTGGAACGGGTGCATCGCCGCAAACTTCGATCAAACACGCCGGTTTGCCGTGGGAGTTGGGGTTAGCAGAAACGCATCAAACCTTGGTTTTAAATAACTTGCGATCGCGCATTGTAGTTGAAACCGACGGACAATTAAAAACCGGGCGCGATATTGCCATTGCCGCTTTGTTAGGGGCCGAAGAATTTGGCTTCTCCACCGCGCCCCTCGTCACCTTGGGCTGCATTATGATGCGCGTCTGTCATTTGAACACTTGTCCGGCGGGAATTGCCACCCAAAACCCCGAACTGCGGAAGAGTTTCATCGGCGATCCCCAACATACCGTGAATTTCATGCAATTCGTCGCGCAAGAATTGCGGGAAATTATGGCAAAATTAGGATTCCGGACGTTGAATGAGATGATAGGACGGACGGATCTGTTAGAAGCGAAGGACGCGATCGCGCACTGGAAAGCCAAAGGCATCGATCTTTCGCCGATTCTGCATCAACCCGAAGTTGCCCCCGAAGTCGGGCGTTACTGCCAAATCGCGCAGGATCACGGATTAGAGAAATCCCTCGATATGACGGTATTATTAGATCTGTGCAAAGGCGCGATCGAAAACGGCGAAGAAGTCGAAGCCACCCTGCCGATTAAAAATATCAACCGCGTCGTCGGTACGATTCTCGGCAACGAAATTACCAAACGCCACTGGAAAGGACTGCCCGAAGATACCGTTCGACTTACCTTCCAAGGAAGTGCCGGACAAAGCTTCGGTGCATTCGTCCCCCCAGGAGTCACCCTCAAACTCGAAGGCGATGCCAACGACTACTTCGGTAAAGGCTTATCGGGCGGCAAACTCATCATTTATCCCGCCGCAGAATCCAGCTTCGTTCCCGAAGACAATATCATCATCGGTAACGTCGCCTTCTACGGCGCAACCAGCGGCGAAGCCTATATCAACGGCATTGCCGGAGAACGCTTCTGCGTCCGCAACTCCGGCGTAAAAACCGTTGTTGAAGCCGTCGGCGATCATGGTTGTGAATACATGACGGGTGGTAAAGTCGTTATTATCGGCCCCACCGGACGCAACTTTGCTGCCGGGATGAGTGGCGGCGTAGCTTATATCCTCGACGAACAGGGCGATTTTGCGACGCGCTGCAACACACAGATGTCCGACATCGAAGCCCTCGACGAAGAGGACTTAGCCACGGTGCGCGAGATGATGGAGAAGCACAGCAAGTATACCAACAGTCCGAAAGCCGCGCGCTTGCTGGAAAACTGGGAGGAAACCGCGTCGAAGTTCGTGAAGGTAATGCCTCGCGATTACAAGCGCGTGTTGGAATGTTTGAAAGAAGCCGAAGCCTCCGGTTTGAGTGGGGATGATGCGCTTTCTGCGGCGTTTGAAGCCAACGCCCGCGACTTAGCTCGCATTGGGGGAAGTTAG